In the genome of Chelmon rostratus isolate fCheRos1 chromosome 24, fCheRos1.pri, whole genome shotgun sequence, one region contains:
- the zdbf2 gene encoding DBF4-type zinc finger-containing protein 2 isoform X1 yields the protein MERTDWTDNSLTAPLPGCNTCFRSTVSSRMSDSSDEDDQRKVESTSRMWAESQPGPSRCQPTRQGYCGYCRVLYSNLDQHLSSLRHLDSVRASSRGSSTTSSASSSRTKLTLLERFLQDVQQHHPHRYKDPRPSHADLPSVSAPPSPREELDELCYSDNDSRSLGTRERLPSSDDASCQLGNRQKDDHTRSQSGVGLAKGGIQEIGSAPIREQEEGGIVTTRHTSTSQAQPPHTEATPPVHRKAHRKTNRRKTSDSSSSPPHMGPDPGFKPLSELRPCPSPGPCPDPGPWASSDPRPWLSWQRERREAHKEEAFSSDHTDPLDQTIEEVIQMCCYGISTTTCQQEETESFHFSLPVSMETQSDDWDSPVQVVLQRGQTLSDTPPSQTPVQVSKVVEQDLSRLMDIQVDLADQVYSYQLDSALHSKRQAGGGARQVEGFWTLPIEEVLPAPAHIPESFRGKTWAQIEQEDEEKVDKLVQQFRQQRFICYFDSESLARYGRRSQNKKGCGENEGVEPDSGVLPLLDCDEDDSAYKTRRRRKRRAFRVASRCQVVKVSHSTQTVRLVVPAVRQADTEAPPAGVPTDNQDAAERTPDVQMWHYLPPSYSNIITPLQPRTSLVYLLCSPSGPAPTYTPAPGSAPKRCRKKRRPLDQQGLKVKYKRLPVRFYDPSSNRILKNPPKGFLWRCGSSLPPPCVRQLFRSLSPDLNTDRLPGEGTAGSSRVKGQRSSDTAFSHANSFLLSTLSRGSAQSDKQDTVRRRGKTSQAPPPSPHSRTERGRGGRRERTRPPPSKRRTRAQATPPQPRREGLRRAGPSRKVPDSTGPPHPPSPRRGRARRGRGCERSRR from the exons ATGGAGCGCACTGATTGGACGGATAACTCACTGACTGCACCGCTTCCAG GATGTAATACGTGTTTCAGAtctacagtcagcagcaggaTGTCAGACTCCTCTGATGAAG acgACCAGAGGAAGGTTGAATCGACGAGCAg GATGTGGGCGGAGTCTCAGCCGGGTCCGTCCAGGTGTCAGCCCACCAGGCAGGGTTACTGTGGATACTGCAGAGTCCTCTACAGCAACCTGGACCAG CACCTGTCCAGTCTCAGACACCTGGATTCTGTCCGGGCGTCCTCCCGAGGCTCCAGCACCACCTCCTCCGCCAGCAGTAGCAGAACTAAACTGACCCTGCTGGAACGCTTCCTGCAGGACGTCCAGCAGCACCACCCACACCGCTACAAGGACCCCAG ACCATCTCACGCTGACCTCCCGTCCGTCTCTGCCCCTCCATCGCCGAGGGAGGAGCTCGATGAACTCTGTTACTCTGACAACGACAGCCGGTCCCTGGGAACCCGGGAGCGCCTGCCCAGCTCTGACGACGCCTCCTGTCAGCTGGGCAATCGGCAGAAAGACGACCACACACGCAGCCAATCTGGTGTGGGACTCGCAAAGGGGGGTATTCAGGAGATTGGGTCtgcaccaatcagagagcaggaggaaggaggaattGTCACCAcaagacacacaagcacatcgCAGGCCCAGCCTCCACACACGGAGGCCACACCCCCTGTCCACAGGAAGGCCCACAGGAAGACGAACAGGAGGAAAACCAGCGACTCCTCATCGTCACCGCCGCACATGGGTCCAGACCCCGGCTTCAAGCCCCTTTCAGAGCTGCGGCCCTGTCCAAGTCCGGGCCCCTGTCCAGACCCAGGCCCCTGGGCCTCCTCAGACCCGAGGCCCTGGCTGAgctggcagagggagaggagagaggctcATAAAGAGGAGGCCTTCTCTTCTGACCATACCGACCCCCTGGACCAGACCATCGAGGAG GTCATCCAGATGTGTTGTTATGGCATCAGTACCACTACCTgccagcaggaggagacagagagcttCCACTTCAGCCTTCCTgtctccatggaaacacagAGCGATGACTGGGACTCACCGGTACAG GTGGTTTTACAGCGAGGACAAACACTCAGTGACACGCCGCCCTCACAAACACCTGTCCAGGTAAGCAAGGTGGTGGAGCAGGACCTCAGCCGTCTGATGGACATTCAGGTGGACCTGGCGGACCAGGTGTACTCGTACCAGCTTGACTCAGCCCTGCACAGCAAGCGGCAAGCAGGTGGCGGAGCCAGGCAGGTCGAGGGCTTTTGGACTCTGCCGATAGAGGAGGTCCTGCCAGCCCCGGCACATATCCCAGAATCCTTCAGGGGGAAGACCTGGGCCCAGATTGaacaggaggatgaggagaaggtGGACAAACTGGTCCAACAGTTCAGACAGCAGAGATTCATCTGCTACTTCGACAGCGAGTCTCTGGCCAG GTATGGTAGGAGGAGCCAAAATAAGAAGGGGTGTGGTGAGAACGAGGGGGTGGAGCCAGACAGTGGCGTCCTGCCTCTATTGGACTGTGATGAAGATGACTCGGCATACAAAacaaggaggagaagaaagaggcgGGCCTTCAGAGTGGCGTCCAGGTGTCAG gTGGTCAAAGTCAGCCACAGCACTCAGACCGTCCGATTGGTTGTCCCAGCTGTCCGTCAAGCAGATACAGAAGCCCCTCCCGCTGGTGTCCCTACAGACAATCAGGATGCTGCGGAGAGGACTCCTGATGTGCAGATGTGGCACTACCTCCCACCGTCGTACTCAAACATCATCACACCTCTGCAGCCTCGAACCTCTCTGGTCTACCTGCTCTGCTCCCCCTCAGGCCCCGCCCCCACCTACACACCTGCACCAGGCTCTGCCCCCAAACGCTGCAGGAAGAAGAGGCGTCCGCTGGATCAGCAGGGGCTAAAGGTCAAATACAAACGACTTCCTGTGAGGTTCTACGATCCCAGCAGCAATCGAATCCTGAAGAACCCACCCAAAGGCTTCCTGTGGCGCTGCGGCTCCAGCCTGCCACCACCCTGCGTCCGTCAGCTGTTCAGAAGTCTGAGTCCAGACCTGAACACTGACAGGCTGCCGGGGGAGGGGACAGCAGGGTCCtccagggtcaaaggtcaaaggtcatcagaCACCGCCTTCAGCCACGCCAACAGTTTCCTCCTGAGCACGCTCAGTAGGGGCTCGGCACAGTCTGACAAACAAGACACAGTCAGGAGGCGGGGCAAGACGTCTCAAGCCCCACCTCCTTCACcccacagcaggacagagagggggagaggggggaggagggagaggacacGTCCCCCCCCTTCCAAGAGAAGAACCAGGGCTCAGGCCACGCCTCCGCAACCCAGGAGAGAAGGCCTGCGACGGGCAGGACCCAGCAGGAAAGTCCCTGACTCAACAGGCccacctcaccctccctcacCCCGCCGGGGCAGGGCCCGGAGGGGGCGGGGCTGCGAGAGGAGTCGAAGGTAG
- the zdbf2 gene encoding DBF4-type zinc finger-containing protein 2 isoform X2 — protein MERTDWTDNSLTAPLPGCNTCFRSTVSSRMSDSSDEDDQRKVESTSRMWAESQPGPSRCQPTRQGYCGYCRVLYSNLDQHLSSLRHLDSVRASSRGSSTTSSASSSRTKLTLLERFLQDVQQHHPHRYKDPRPSHADLPSVSAPPSPREELDELCYSDNDSRSLGTRERLPSSDDASCQLGNRQKDDHTRSQSGVGLAKGGIQEIGSAPIREQEEGGIVTTRHTSTSQAQPPHTEATPPVHRKAHRKTNRRKTSDSSSSPPHMGPDPGFKPLSELRPCPSPGPCPDPGPWASSDPRPWLSWQRERREAHKEEAFSSDHTDPLDQTIEEVIQMCCYGISTTTCQQEETESFHFSLPVSMETQSDDWDSPVVLQRGQTLSDTPPSQTPVQVSKVVEQDLSRLMDIQVDLADQVYSYQLDSALHSKRQAGGGARQVEGFWTLPIEEVLPAPAHIPESFRGKTWAQIEQEDEEKVDKLVQQFRQQRFICYFDSESLARYGRRSQNKKGCGENEGVEPDSGVLPLLDCDEDDSAYKTRRRRKRRAFRVASRCQVVKVSHSTQTVRLVVPAVRQADTEAPPAGVPTDNQDAAERTPDVQMWHYLPPSYSNIITPLQPRTSLVYLLCSPSGPAPTYTPAPGSAPKRCRKKRRPLDQQGLKVKYKRLPVRFYDPSSNRILKNPPKGFLWRCGSSLPPPCVRQLFRSLSPDLNTDRLPGEGTAGSSRVKGQRSSDTAFSHANSFLLSTLSRGSAQSDKQDTVRRRGKTSQAPPPSPHSRTERGRGGRRERTRPPPSKRRTRAQATPPQPRREGLRRAGPSRKVPDSTGPPHPPSPRRGRARRGRGCERSRR, from the exons ATGGAGCGCACTGATTGGACGGATAACTCACTGACTGCACCGCTTCCAG GATGTAATACGTGTTTCAGAtctacagtcagcagcaggaTGTCAGACTCCTCTGATGAAG acgACCAGAGGAAGGTTGAATCGACGAGCAg GATGTGGGCGGAGTCTCAGCCGGGTCCGTCCAGGTGTCAGCCCACCAGGCAGGGTTACTGTGGATACTGCAGAGTCCTCTACAGCAACCTGGACCAG CACCTGTCCAGTCTCAGACACCTGGATTCTGTCCGGGCGTCCTCCCGAGGCTCCAGCACCACCTCCTCCGCCAGCAGTAGCAGAACTAAACTGACCCTGCTGGAACGCTTCCTGCAGGACGTCCAGCAGCACCACCCACACCGCTACAAGGACCCCAG ACCATCTCACGCTGACCTCCCGTCCGTCTCTGCCCCTCCATCGCCGAGGGAGGAGCTCGATGAACTCTGTTACTCTGACAACGACAGCCGGTCCCTGGGAACCCGGGAGCGCCTGCCCAGCTCTGACGACGCCTCCTGTCAGCTGGGCAATCGGCAGAAAGACGACCACACACGCAGCCAATCTGGTGTGGGACTCGCAAAGGGGGGTATTCAGGAGATTGGGTCtgcaccaatcagagagcaggaggaaggaggaattGTCACCAcaagacacacaagcacatcgCAGGCCCAGCCTCCACACACGGAGGCCACACCCCCTGTCCACAGGAAGGCCCACAGGAAGACGAACAGGAGGAAAACCAGCGACTCCTCATCGTCACCGCCGCACATGGGTCCAGACCCCGGCTTCAAGCCCCTTTCAGAGCTGCGGCCCTGTCCAAGTCCGGGCCCCTGTCCAGACCCAGGCCCCTGGGCCTCCTCAGACCCGAGGCCCTGGCTGAgctggcagagggagaggagagaggctcATAAAGAGGAGGCCTTCTCTTCTGACCATACCGACCCCCTGGACCAGACCATCGAGGAG GTCATCCAGATGTGTTGTTATGGCATCAGTACCACTACCTgccagcaggaggagacagagagcttCCACTTCAGCCTTCCTgtctccatggaaacacagAGCGATGACTGGGACTCACCG GTGGTTTTACAGCGAGGACAAACACTCAGTGACACGCCGCCCTCACAAACACCTGTCCAGGTAAGCAAGGTGGTGGAGCAGGACCTCAGCCGTCTGATGGACATTCAGGTGGACCTGGCGGACCAGGTGTACTCGTACCAGCTTGACTCAGCCCTGCACAGCAAGCGGCAAGCAGGTGGCGGAGCCAGGCAGGTCGAGGGCTTTTGGACTCTGCCGATAGAGGAGGTCCTGCCAGCCCCGGCACATATCCCAGAATCCTTCAGGGGGAAGACCTGGGCCCAGATTGaacaggaggatgaggagaaggtGGACAAACTGGTCCAACAGTTCAGACAGCAGAGATTCATCTGCTACTTCGACAGCGAGTCTCTGGCCAG GTATGGTAGGAGGAGCCAAAATAAGAAGGGGTGTGGTGAGAACGAGGGGGTGGAGCCAGACAGTGGCGTCCTGCCTCTATTGGACTGTGATGAAGATGACTCGGCATACAAAacaaggaggagaagaaagaggcgGGCCTTCAGAGTGGCGTCCAGGTGTCAG gTGGTCAAAGTCAGCCACAGCACTCAGACCGTCCGATTGGTTGTCCCAGCTGTCCGTCAAGCAGATACAGAAGCCCCTCCCGCTGGTGTCCCTACAGACAATCAGGATGCTGCGGAGAGGACTCCTGATGTGCAGATGTGGCACTACCTCCCACCGTCGTACTCAAACATCATCACACCTCTGCAGCCTCGAACCTCTCTGGTCTACCTGCTCTGCTCCCCCTCAGGCCCCGCCCCCACCTACACACCTGCACCAGGCTCTGCCCCCAAACGCTGCAGGAAGAAGAGGCGTCCGCTGGATCAGCAGGGGCTAAAGGTCAAATACAAACGACTTCCTGTGAGGTTCTACGATCCCAGCAGCAATCGAATCCTGAAGAACCCACCCAAAGGCTTCCTGTGGCGCTGCGGCTCCAGCCTGCCACCACCCTGCGTCCGTCAGCTGTTCAGAAGTCTGAGTCCAGACCTGAACACTGACAGGCTGCCGGGGGAGGGGACAGCAGGGTCCtccagggtcaaaggtcaaaggtcatcagaCACCGCCTTCAGCCACGCCAACAGTTTCCTCCTGAGCACGCTCAGTAGGGGCTCGGCACAGTCTGACAAACAAGACACAGTCAGGAGGCGGGGCAAGACGTCTCAAGCCCCACCTCCTTCACcccacagcaggacagagagggggagaggggggaggagggagaggacacGTCCCCCCCCTTCCAAGAGAAGAACCAGGGCTCAGGCCACGCCTCCGCAACCCAGGAGAGAAGGCCTGCGACGGGCAGGACCCAGCAGGAAAGTCCCTGACTCAACAGGCccacctcaccctccctcacCCCGCCGGGGCAGGGCCCGGAGGGGGCGGGGCTGCGAGAGGAGTCGAAGGTAG
- the zdbf2 gene encoding DBF4-type zinc finger-containing protein 2 isoform X3, whose protein sequence is MSDSSDEDDQRKVESTSRMWAESQPGPSRCQPTRQGYCGYCRVLYSNLDQHLSSLRHLDSVRASSRGSSTTSSASSSRTKLTLLERFLQDVQQHHPHRYKDPRPSHADLPSVSAPPSPREELDELCYSDNDSRSLGTRERLPSSDDASCQLGNRQKDDHTRSQSGVGLAKGGIQEIGSAPIREQEEGGIVTTRHTSTSQAQPPHTEATPPVHRKAHRKTNRRKTSDSSSSPPHMGPDPGFKPLSELRPCPSPGPCPDPGPWASSDPRPWLSWQRERREAHKEEAFSSDHTDPLDQTIEEVIQMCCYGISTTTCQQEETESFHFSLPVSMETQSDDWDSPVQVVLQRGQTLSDTPPSQTPVQVSKVVEQDLSRLMDIQVDLADQVYSYQLDSALHSKRQAGGGARQVEGFWTLPIEEVLPAPAHIPESFRGKTWAQIEQEDEEKVDKLVQQFRQQRFICYFDSESLARYGRRSQNKKGCGENEGVEPDSGVLPLLDCDEDDSAYKTRRRRKRRAFRVASRCQVVKVSHSTQTVRLVVPAVRQADTEAPPAGVPTDNQDAAERTPDVQMWHYLPPSYSNIITPLQPRTSLVYLLCSPSGPAPTYTPAPGSAPKRCRKKRRPLDQQGLKVKYKRLPVRFYDPSSNRILKNPPKGFLWRCGSSLPPPCVRQLFRSLSPDLNTDRLPGEGTAGSSRVKGQRSSDTAFSHANSFLLSTLSRGSAQSDKQDTVRRRGKTSQAPPPSPHSRTERGRGGRRERTRPPPSKRRTRAQATPPQPRREGLRRAGPSRKVPDSTGPPHPPSPRRGRARRGRGCERSRR, encoded by the exons aTGTCAGACTCCTCTGATGAAG acgACCAGAGGAAGGTTGAATCGACGAGCAg GATGTGGGCGGAGTCTCAGCCGGGTCCGTCCAGGTGTCAGCCCACCAGGCAGGGTTACTGTGGATACTGCAGAGTCCTCTACAGCAACCTGGACCAG CACCTGTCCAGTCTCAGACACCTGGATTCTGTCCGGGCGTCCTCCCGAGGCTCCAGCACCACCTCCTCCGCCAGCAGTAGCAGAACTAAACTGACCCTGCTGGAACGCTTCCTGCAGGACGTCCAGCAGCACCACCCACACCGCTACAAGGACCCCAG ACCATCTCACGCTGACCTCCCGTCCGTCTCTGCCCCTCCATCGCCGAGGGAGGAGCTCGATGAACTCTGTTACTCTGACAACGACAGCCGGTCCCTGGGAACCCGGGAGCGCCTGCCCAGCTCTGACGACGCCTCCTGTCAGCTGGGCAATCGGCAGAAAGACGACCACACACGCAGCCAATCTGGTGTGGGACTCGCAAAGGGGGGTATTCAGGAGATTGGGTCtgcaccaatcagagagcaggaggaaggaggaattGTCACCAcaagacacacaagcacatcgCAGGCCCAGCCTCCACACACGGAGGCCACACCCCCTGTCCACAGGAAGGCCCACAGGAAGACGAACAGGAGGAAAACCAGCGACTCCTCATCGTCACCGCCGCACATGGGTCCAGACCCCGGCTTCAAGCCCCTTTCAGAGCTGCGGCCCTGTCCAAGTCCGGGCCCCTGTCCAGACCCAGGCCCCTGGGCCTCCTCAGACCCGAGGCCCTGGCTGAgctggcagagggagaggagagaggctcATAAAGAGGAGGCCTTCTCTTCTGACCATACCGACCCCCTGGACCAGACCATCGAGGAG GTCATCCAGATGTGTTGTTATGGCATCAGTACCACTACCTgccagcaggaggagacagagagcttCCACTTCAGCCTTCCTgtctccatggaaacacagAGCGATGACTGGGACTCACCGGTACAG GTGGTTTTACAGCGAGGACAAACACTCAGTGACACGCCGCCCTCACAAACACCTGTCCAGGTAAGCAAGGTGGTGGAGCAGGACCTCAGCCGTCTGATGGACATTCAGGTGGACCTGGCGGACCAGGTGTACTCGTACCAGCTTGACTCAGCCCTGCACAGCAAGCGGCAAGCAGGTGGCGGAGCCAGGCAGGTCGAGGGCTTTTGGACTCTGCCGATAGAGGAGGTCCTGCCAGCCCCGGCACATATCCCAGAATCCTTCAGGGGGAAGACCTGGGCCCAGATTGaacaggaggatgaggagaaggtGGACAAACTGGTCCAACAGTTCAGACAGCAGAGATTCATCTGCTACTTCGACAGCGAGTCTCTGGCCAG GTATGGTAGGAGGAGCCAAAATAAGAAGGGGTGTGGTGAGAACGAGGGGGTGGAGCCAGACAGTGGCGTCCTGCCTCTATTGGACTGTGATGAAGATGACTCGGCATACAAAacaaggaggagaagaaagaggcgGGCCTTCAGAGTGGCGTCCAGGTGTCAG gTGGTCAAAGTCAGCCACAGCACTCAGACCGTCCGATTGGTTGTCCCAGCTGTCCGTCAAGCAGATACAGAAGCCCCTCCCGCTGGTGTCCCTACAGACAATCAGGATGCTGCGGAGAGGACTCCTGATGTGCAGATGTGGCACTACCTCCCACCGTCGTACTCAAACATCATCACACCTCTGCAGCCTCGAACCTCTCTGGTCTACCTGCTCTGCTCCCCCTCAGGCCCCGCCCCCACCTACACACCTGCACCAGGCTCTGCCCCCAAACGCTGCAGGAAGAAGAGGCGTCCGCTGGATCAGCAGGGGCTAAAGGTCAAATACAAACGACTTCCTGTGAGGTTCTACGATCCCAGCAGCAATCGAATCCTGAAGAACCCACCCAAAGGCTTCCTGTGGCGCTGCGGCTCCAGCCTGCCACCACCCTGCGTCCGTCAGCTGTTCAGAAGTCTGAGTCCAGACCTGAACACTGACAGGCTGCCGGGGGAGGGGACAGCAGGGTCCtccagggtcaaaggtcaaaggtcatcagaCACCGCCTTCAGCCACGCCAACAGTTTCCTCCTGAGCACGCTCAGTAGGGGCTCGGCACAGTCTGACAAACAAGACACAGTCAGGAGGCGGGGCAAGACGTCTCAAGCCCCACCTCCTTCACcccacagcaggacagagagggggagaggggggaggagggagaggacacGTCCCCCCCCTTCCAAGAGAAGAACCAGGGCTCAGGCCACGCCTCCGCAACCCAGGAGAGAAGGCCTGCGACGGGCAGGACCCAGCAGGAAAGTCCCTGACTCAACAGGCccacctcaccctccctcacCCCGCCGGGGCAGGGCCCGGAGGGGGCGGGGCTGCGAGAGGAGTCGAAGGTAG